CCCTCCGGCAGGTCAAGCTGGGCCAGAAGGTCTGCGTCCTGCGCCAGCGCGCGCGTCGCGCCGTAGATGTAGCAGCTGCCGACGCCCTGGTCCACGGCCGCGAGCGACATGTTCTGGATCACGGCGGCCACGTTCGCGCTCGCGACGTTGCCCTCCCGGTCGCTCGAGACCACCACCAGCATTGGCGCGCCGTACAGCGGGTGCGCGTCCGGGTTGCCAAACATGCGAGCCGCCGCGGCGTCGATGGCCGCAAGCAGGCTGGGCCGCGTGACGACGGTCAGGTGGATGCTCTCGTACCTGCCCATGCCGATGGGCGCCTCGTACGCGGCCGTCAGGATCGCCTCCAGCTGTTCCGGGTCCACGACCTGCCCCGTGTAGCTGCGGATAGACCTGCGACGGTTGAGTGCCTCGCTCAGTTCCATGATGCCTCCCAATCCAACGTGTGCCTGACACGGAGTATGCCCTTTTTCGGTTTGGGTAATCTTGTGGGGAGTCTGGCGAGAAAAGCTGCCCCCTTACCGAAGACGCGGGCGGGCAAGAGGCCTGCCGCGGCGTAGAATCAACGGCGTTGGCAGGGCATGGTTCAGACGGGGGCACGCATGAGGGTTGCGGTCGTAGGCACGGGGTTCATCGGCAAGCTCGTGGCGCCAAAGCTGGCGGCGTGGGGGTATGACGTGACGTATGTGGTGTCCACGCCACGCTCGCTCGCAAAGGCAGAGGCGCTGGCGGCAGAGGTGGGCGCCCTCGCGAGCTGCGACTACGATGCCGTGCTGGCATCCGACAAGGTCGATGCGGTCTACCTGGGAATTCCCAACGACCTGCACTACGACTACGCTACGCGGGCCCTACTGGCGGGTCGGCACGTGATCCTTGAGAAGCCGATGTGCTCCAACTACGACGAGGCTCGTCGTCTGGTGACGCTCGCCGACGAGCGGGGTCTCCTGCTGTTTGACGCGACGACCACGCTCTACCAGCCCAGCACGCTCAAGGCGGCGGAGTGGCTGCCGCGCGTGGGCGAGGTCAAGCTCGCCGCGGTCAACTACAGCCAGTACTCCAGCCGTTACGACCGGTTCAGGCGCGGGGACATCGCGCCGGCGTTTGACCCAGCGCACTCCGGTGGCGCGCTCATGGACCTGGGACATTACTGCCTGTCGTGGCTGTGTCGCCTGTTTGGAGAGCCCAAGGACGTGATCTACCTGGCAAACGTGGAGCGTGGGATTGACACCTCGGGCATGACGCTGCTGGACTACGGCGGCTTCAAGGCGACCGCGATTGCGGCAAAGGACTGTGGCGCCCCCAGTTACGGCATCGTGCAGGGAACCGCTGGCTACATCCGCATGGACGGCAAGCCCAACGCCCTGTGTCCCGTGGAGCTGCACCTCAACGACGGAACGATCGAGAAGTATCTGCCTCCCGAGCGGGACCAGTACCGCGCGGAGTTCGAGGCGCTCCGTCGCTTTGCCGAGAGCGGTCAGGACGGCCTGGCACTGTGCCACAAGATGAACGAGCTCGCGCTCGTGGTGAGCAAGGTGCAGACACAGGCGCGCGAGTCCGCGGGCGTGGTGTTCCCGGCAGACGCCCACTAGGCTGAACAGCTGCGGCTTCTTCTGCCAAGTGATGGCTGGCAATGCTGACGAGGTGACCGGCTCCTGATGCGGCCGAGTGGCCAATGGGTGCTTACTCCACGTCGTGCGGCGATCCTGCTGGATTGGACGGTGGCGCGCAAGCCCGCATCCCAACGAACTGGGGAGAGTCGGCACGCAAGGGCCCGCCAGATTTCTTTCCGGTCCGGTCATTGGCGTGCCGCGAGGTCGCTGCGTGGCAGTTGCGAGCTGCCATCGCCATTGCGCCCGTTGTCCCTGGATACTGCACAATCACATCAATGCATTAATCATAAACACATATTCAACAGTGATTTGTTAGTATATAACGTATCTTTGAGGGGTGGAACCGGCGTTCCGCCCCTCAAGGAGCAACCAAATCTGCAAGGGCGCGGGGCACGTGCGTTAGACCGAGAGCTCGCGCAGCGCAGCCTCGGCCTCCTCGCGCGTGGTGGCCCAACTGCCCTGGACCATGGTCGGCTTGCCGCCACCGCGTCCATCGAGGCGACGGTTCAGTTCCTTGCATATGGGGCGCAGGTCCACCGTGGTGCTCGCAATCGCGAAGTTGATGCGGCCGTCGGAGCCCTCCATAGGCGCGAGTGCCGCGACGACAGGTGCCACTCCGCCCTCTGTGACGCGCTCGCACAGGTAGCGCAGCTCGTCCATGTCCGCGGCGTCGCGGTAGCTCACGAGGGGGCCGTCCTGGTGCGCCGTGGAGGCGACCTCGTGGTCGATTGCCTTGCGGTTTGCCGCCTTGAGCAGGTGCTTGAGCTCGTCCTTCTCGCCCGAGAGGCGCCGCACGGCGTCGGGCACGTCCTCGTCCGCGACGGAGAGGAAGTTGCTCACGTCGCGCAGGCGACCCGTGAGGTCCTCGCACAGCTCCAGCGCGCGCCGTCCGCACAGAAGCTCGATGCGGGTCTTCTTCTTTTTGGTGCCCACGCGCAGAATCTTGACCAGGCCTACCTGGCCCGTCGTCGCCACGTGGGTGCCGCAGCACGCGCAGGAGTCGACGCCGTCGATCGTGACCACGCGGATCTGCCCGTCGTGCTCCTTCTTGCTGCGAAAGTCCATCGCGTCCAGCTGCGCGGGCGTGGGCAGAAGCGCGCGCACGGGCACGTCGTCGCGGATGGCGGCGTTGGCGCGACGCTCGACGTCCAGGGCCTGCTCCGGCGTGAGGATGCCGTCAAAGTCGACCTCGATGCACTTCTCGCCCATGTGGAAGCCCACGTTCTCGTAGCCGTAGAGCGCGTGCACGATGCCGGACACGATGTGCTCGCCCGTGTGGGCCTCCATGTTGTCGCGGCGCCACGTCCAGTCGAGCGCGCCATGGACGGCGGTGCCCACGGCAAGCGGCGCGTCTGCCAGGTGGAACACGGTTCCGGGCTCGGCGCCGGGCACGGCCTCGCGCACGTGGACGGTGCCGGGGGCCTCCGCGGGCGCGGCCTCGCCCTCCTGCGCGCCCTCCGCAGCGGGCGCGGGCGCCGGTGCGTCTGCGGGTACGAGCGTGCCGCGGTCGCCGGGCTGGCCGCCGCCCGTGGGATAGAACGCCGTCCTGTCCAGCGCGATGGCGAACCCGCCCTCCGCGGGCTCGCACGACGTCACGCGTGCGTCGAACTCGCGCGCGTAGGTATCGGTGTAGTACAGCTCGTCAAACGTCTCCATGTGGCGCCCCCTCATGCGCAAGCCGCCCGGCGCAAACGTCGGGCGGCGATTGGTTTCCATCGACACATGATAGGCGCTTCAGGCGCGCCTTGGGCGCACGGGCGCTACTGGAGCGTCAGCAGCAGCGCCATCTTGAAGCGCTTCTCGGCGCGCACGTAGTGGCGGCCGTTCTTGTCGAACTTGAAGCACTCGCCGGCGTGGATCACGTGCTCCTGCCCCTCGTAGCCGATGACGCCCTCGCCGTCGAGCGCGAACACGAGCGCCTCGCCGGGGGCGGAGTGCTCGGAAAGCCCGCAGCCGGCGTCGAAGCTCATGAGCGCGAGCTTCATGCCGTCGTTGTGCGCGACGTCCATGTTCACGATGGTCCCGTCCTGGTAGGGGAGGAGCTCCCCGAGCCTGAAGACGTCGCCCGCCTTGACCGCCTGGTTCATGATGGTTTCCCTTTCCATGTTGAGTTCCGTGTACGTGCAGCCTTCCTGCGTGGCCATGCCCACCGTGGCGCCCGCGGACACCAGGATGGACTCGCCCGCGGCTACGTGGCGCGCGCCGTCTCCGGCGTCCACGTCCATGCTGCCGTCCGCCACCATAAGCAGCTTGTGCTGGGGGTGCGTCTCGGCGCTGATGTCCGTCCCGGCCGCGAGCGAGAAGTAGCTCACGGCAAGCCCCGTGCCCTCGTGCACCGCAAACGACGTGGTGCAGCCCGGCGTCGCGGGGTGCTCCTTCGCTATGCTGAACGTCCTTCCGGCCGTCTCCCTCATGTGATGTCTCCGTTTCTGGCGCGCCGCCTGCTGGGTGCCTGCTGGCGCGCCCGTTGTCTGTACGGGCTCAGCGTAGCCAAGCTGCTGGAGGCATGTCCGTTGCCGCGGCAACGGTTTTCAGCGCAGCTGCTCCTCCATCCACGCGCGCAGGTGCCGCTCCATGCGCGCAAACGCGGCGCGCGTGTCGTCGCGGGCAAACGGCCGCTCCATCATCCGGAACACGCAGCCCTGCTCCGCCGTGATGGCAAGGCTTTGGGGAAACGCCATCTCCCACGCAAAGCAGACGTGGCCCAGAAGGATGTCCGCCGGGTACCTGCGCGCGGCGCGCGGGATGGTGGAGTGCCGCCAGAACCAGGAGGCGGCCTCCTGGGAAAGCTCGCTCTCCAGGAGCGTGCGCTCCGGGAAGCCGTAGATGTCCTGTACGGGGCAGGTGCAGTTCACCTTCAGGATGTCTATCTTGTCCGCGTCGCGCAGGAGCTCGCACAGGCGGCGCGTGCGCGCGTCCAGGTCCTGCGGCAGCCGCCACGAGCTGTGCAGCGCGACGGCCGTGCGGATGAGCCCGTCCTCGTCCGGCGCGGCCACGTAGTCGCGGATCGTGGGCGCAGTGCCGTCCAGCCCGTCAAACAGCACGCGCGCGCCGAGGGCCGCGTGGCTGGTGGAGGCGGCGTCGTTGAACGTGCCATAGCGTCTGACCTGCTCGAAGCGACCCACGTCGTGCAAGAGCCCCAGCAGCCACGCAAGGTCGACGTACTCTGGGGACGCGCCTTCCGGCAGGGAGCGCGCGATCTTCTCGGCAAGGTCCGCCACGCGCCAGGTGTGCTCCACCTTCAGGGCGATCTTGGGGTCCTGGGGGTCAAAGCGCTCCACGTAGCGCTCGAACGCGTGCGCCGCCCGGTCCCTGTCTATGTGCATGTGGCCTCCTCGCGCGGCGCTTCCCATGCCGCGTCCCAATCCGCGCCACCGTGGCGCGTGCCTGCCGTGCCAGCATTATACGGCTGGCCCCCACCGGGCCGGATGCCGGGTGCCGTCGCCGGCCCGGGATGCCCCCGAGTCGCGCGCCCGCACGTGCCGCAACACAAACCCGCAACGTTGGGGAAACGAAGCGAGCGACGTTTCGCGCCCGTCCCGTAACCACGCCTAAACCGCAGGTCAACGTCCGCGCACTACAGTGGGCCCAAGGTCTTACGGAGAGGAGCACGTCATGCCCATGCGGTACGAGGACTACAAGCGCTACCTGAGCCCGGCGCTCGCAAAGAGCACGGACCTCGTGATCGACCACGGCGAGGGCGGCTACATGTACGACGTCAACGGCGAGAAGTACCTCGACTTTGTCCAGGGCATCGCCGTGAACGCGCTGGGCCACAACGACCCGCACGTTCGTGCCGCCATCCACGAGCAGGTGGACAGGCTCGTAAACGGCAGCTTCAACATGGTGAACTTCCCCACCACGCTCGAGCTCGCGGAGCGCATAGCCCAGGTGGCGCCCGGCGACCTTGGCTGCACGCTGTTTGCCAACGGCGGCGCGGAGGCCACGGACGGCTCGCTCAAGCTCGCGCGCGCCTACACCCGCAGGCCGTGCATCATCGCGTTCAAGGGCTCGTTCCACGGCCGCACGTGGGGCGCGCTCTCCGTCACCGGCTCTGCCGCGCACTACCGCGAGGCATACCAGCCGGGGCTGCCGGGCGTGTACTTTGCCACCTACCCGCAGAAGGACCTCTGCCCCAAGGGCATGGACGTGGAAGAGCGCTCCAGGTTCTGCCTGGACGAGCTCAAGCAGCTGTTTGACTACCTGGTGGAGCCCACTGAGGTCGCGGCCATCATCATGGAGCCGGTCCAGGGCGAGGGCGGCTACTTCGTGCCGCCCGCGAGCTTTGTCCAGGGCGTGCGCGAGATCTGCGACACGTACGGCATCCTGCTCATCTTCGACGAGATTCAAAGCGGCTACGGCCGCACCGGCAAGATGTGGGCCGGCCAGAACTTTGGCGTGACGCCCGACGTCATGAACCTGGGCAAGGCCATCGCGGGCGGCATGCCCATGAGCGCCATTGTCTCCACCGAGAAGATCATGGCAAAGTGGCTGCCCGGCATGCACGGCGGCACCTTTGGCGGAAACCCCGTGGCCGCGGCCGCCGGCCTTGCGGTGCTGGAGCAGTTCGAGGAGCAGCGCATCCTCGAGAACGTGAACGAGAAGGGCACCTACCTCGCCGGAAAGCTGGAGGAGCTGCGGAAGGCCCATCCCGTGGTGGGCGACGTGCGCGGCATCGGCCTGATGCGCGCCATCGAGTTCGACCACCCCGAGGACGGAAGCCCGGCGCCGGAGATCTGGGGTGCCGTGAAGGCCCAGTGCCTCAAGAACCACATGATCACCCTCAACTGCGGCGTGCACGGCAACGGCATGCGCTTCGCAACCCGCCTGAACGTCACGACAGAAGAGCTGGACGAGGGCGTGGGAATCCTGGACCGCTCCATGGGCGAGCTGGGGTACTAGACGGGCGCTGGCGCCCGGCCGTTGGAGCCGGCGCAGGGGAAAGCCATGCAAGGAGGCCATCATGCCACGCATCGCATATCTGGGAAGCGCGGTCCCGCTGGACCTTGAGCGCAGGATGCTGGGCGAGCTGGGCAGGGACGACGTCGAGGTGTACGAGGTCGACTCCGACAACGCGGGCCGCCCCGCGCGCGGGTCGCTTTCGGGCGCGGACGCGCTCGTGATCGAGTGGGGCAAGGCGGACGCCCGCACGTTCGACGCGGCACCCCAGCTGAGGTGCGTGAGCATGATGGCAATAGGCCACGACAACATCGACGACGCGGCGGCCTCGCGCCACGGCTGCTGGGTCACGAACGTGCCGGACTACTGCACGTACGACGTCGCCCTGCACGCGCTGGGGCTCATCGTGGACCTGTACAAGAAGATCACCTGGTTCGACCGCCAGGTGCGCGACGGCGTGTGGGACGACATGGCCGGCTACGACGCGCCGCGGCCCCAGGGCCAGACGGCGGGCCTCGTGTTCTTTGGCTCCATCGCGCAGGCGCTCACGCCCATGCTGCAGGCCATCGGCATGAACGTCATGGCCTACGCGCCAACCAAGTCGACCGCGTTTCTCGCCAGCCACGGCGTGACCAAGGCGCAGAGCCTTGAGGAGCTTCTGGAGAAGAGCGACGTGGTGAGCCTGCACTGCCCGCTGGTGGACGCGACGCGCGACATCATCTGCGCGCGGACGCTGCGCCTGATGAAGCCGACCGCGTTCTTCGTGAACACGTCGCGCGGCGGCTGCGTGGTGGAGGAGGACCTGGCGCAGGCGCTGACGGACGGCACGATTCGCGCCGCGGCCGTGGACGTGAAGCGCGACGAGACGAACGCGAAGAGTCCGCTGGTGGGGCTGGACAGATGCATCGTGACGCCGCACTGCGCGTACCACTCGTCAGACTCGTACACCGAGATGCGCACGCGCGCGCTCAAAAACGCCCTGCAGGCGCTGGATGGCGAGAAGCCCGAGGACGCCGTGAACGAGCTCTCGCTCGCGGGGTAGGGCGCGGGCCAGTCGCGGGCCGGCGGCACGTAGCCGCCGGCGGCGTTGTGGCCCGCGTGGCACTGCGGCCGCAGTGGGCGGTGCGCCTGCCCCCTGCGGCCGCGGCGACGGCTACCTGTCCTCGCTGCTCGAGGCCACGGCCCTGGGGCGGACGAGCGCGCCAAACGCGCCGCGCACGATGGGGCCGGCCACGAAGAACTGCCACAGCAGCGCCATGGGCAGGTTGAGGAGCGTCGTCTGGATCCACGTGGACACGATGTCCGGCGCGGCGGGGCGCTTGATGACGAGCGTGGCGACAAGGCTCATGAGCGGGCACATCATCTGCACGCTGAGCGCGGAGATCGCCGCGACCATCGCAAACGGCGTCTTGGGGTTGGGGCCCACCAGCTTCTGGGCGCGGCGGCCGACGACGGGCGAGACCACAAACAGGTCAAGCAGGAACGCGACTGGTCCCATGAACGCGAGCTCCGGCAGCCCGGCGGCAAAGACAAAGTTGGAAAGGCCGCCGACCTCGAGCGAGACGTTATAGCAGATCATGCCATAGACCATGGCGATGACCATCATTACGGTAAAGACGAGCTTCTGGGTGCGAGTTTGCGGCATGTATACCTCCCGGTTGTGTGCAGTGTTGTTCGTTATCACCCGGGAGGGTGTGCGTTTCCAAAGGATACCTGCAGCTAAGAATATGGCCTAGGAACGTTACCACGCGCGGTGCCGCCGCGTGCGCCCGCGTTTGCGAGGCGGTACAAACACTCCACAGGTCGTCCGGGGCGCCCGAGCCGCGAGGCTGGACCGCCGCCCTTGCCGTCTTACCGCGGAGCCGTATCATGTCTCCTGGACAGGCGGAGAAGAACGACTCCCACGGGACGGTGGCGGTTTCATGGCTGATGGCAACAAGCTGGGCGTGCGAGACGGGATCGCGGTCTCGAGCATGCTCTTCGGGCTCTTCTTTGGGGCCGGCAACCTGATATTTCCCATCCACATGGGCCAGCTTGCGGGCAGGAACGCGTGGTGGGCGCTGCTGGGCTTTCTCGTGACGGGAGTGGGGCTTCCCATACTGGGCGTCGCGGCGTTGGGCGCCAGCCGCTCGAAGGGCCTCCTGGACCTGAGCTCGCGCGTAGGCCGGCGCTTTGGCCTTGCGTTCACGTGCGTGCTGTACCTCACGATCGGCCCGCTGTTTGCCATACCGCGCTGCGCGACGGTGGCCTACACCGTCGGCATCGCGCAGTCGCTTCCCAAGGGCGCGCACGGTCCGTGGCTCCTGCTCTTCTCGCTCGCGTTCTTTGCCGTGGTGCTTGCGCTTTCGCTCAGGCCGGGAAAGATTCTGACGTGGGTGGGCAAGGTGCTGACGCCGGGGTTCCTGGTGTTTCTGGGGATACTCGTGGCCGCGGCGCTTGCGGCGCCGTCCGCGCGCGTGGCGGACGTCGCGCCGCAGGGGGCGTACGTGGCGTCCCCGTTTGCGACGGGGCTGCTGGAGGGATACAACACGATGGACGCGCTTGCGGGCCTGGCGTTTGGCATCGTGGTGGTGGGGGTCGTGCGCGACCTTGGGGTGAGCGATGCCGCGGACGTCGCGCGCGGCACGATCCTCTCTGGCGCGGGTAGCGGCCTCATCATGGCGGTGGTGTATGCGCTCGTGACCGTCGTCGGCGCCCAGAGCAGAGGGGCATTTGCGCCGTCTAGCAATGGCGGCATCGCGTTTGCGCAGATAGCTCGCCTGTACCTGGGCGACGCCGGCTTGGTGGTGCTTGCGGTGACCGTGACCGTCGCGTGCCTGAAGACGGCGGTGGGCCTGGTGACGAGCTGCTCGCACACGTTTGTGGGGATGTTTGGCGGGAGGGTGACGTACCGCGGCTGGGCGGTCGTGTTTACGCTCGTGTCGTTTGCGCTGGCAAACGGCGGGCTCGATGCGCTCATCGCGTGGTCGCTGCCCGTGCTTTACATCATGTACCCCTTGGCCATCATGCTCATTGTGCTGGCGCTTGCGGGCGGGGCGTTTGGGTACGACCGCGTGGTGCTTGCGTGGGCCGAGGGCCTGACGCTGCCGGCGGCGCTCGTGGGTGCGGCCGCCTCGGCGCCAAAGGCGCTTGCCGCAACGCCCGTCGTCCGGGCCATGGCGTGCGTCGCGGCGGCGTTGCCCCTGGCGTCGTGGGGCTTTGGCTGGGTGGTGCCCGCGGCGGCGGGACTTGCCATCGGTGTTGCGGTGCATGCGGTTCGCGCACGCGCGCGGACTCGCGGCAACGTGCCGTCATTGTGAGAGGCCCCGCTTTCGGGCGGAGGGGGCGGCTCTTCTCGTACAATACGATGGTTACGCCATCTATAAGGAGAATGCATGCCAAGCCTGTCCGACCAGATCGCATCGCGGCGAACGTTCGCCATCATCAGCCACCCCGACGCGGGAAAGACCACCCTTACCGAGAAGCTGCTGCTGTACACCGGCAGCATCCAGACGGCAGGTTCCGTCAAGGGCAAGGCGAGCGCGCGCCACGCGGTGTCCGACTGGATGGACATCGAGAAGGAGCGCGGCATCTCGGTCACGTCGTCCGTGCTGCAGTTCACGTACGAGGGCAAGTGCGTGAACATCCTGGACACCCCGGGCCACCAGGACTTTTCTGAGGACACGTACCGCACGCTCATGGCGGCGGACGCCGCGGTCATGGTGATCGACGGCGCAAAGGGCGTCGAGGCCCAGACCAAGAAGCTCTTCAAGGTCTGCACGCTGCGCCACATCCCCATCTTCACGTTCGTGAACAAGCTCGACCACGACACCCGCGACCCCTTTGACCTCACGGAGGAGATCGAGACGGTCCTGGGCATCGGCACGTACCCCATGAACTGGCCCATCGGCAGCGGCCGCAACTTCCGCGGCGTGTTCGACCGCAACTCGCGCCACGTGATCGCGTTCGAGGGCGACGGCCACGCCAACGCCACCAAGAAGGTGAACGAGATCGAGGCCGAGCTGGGCGACCCCGCCCTGGACGAGCTCATCGGCGAGGAGAACCACCGCACGCTCATGGACGACATTGAGCTCCTGGACGGCGCCGACAACGAGTTTGACCTCGAGGCGGTCCGCACCGGCCGCCTGACCCCGGTGTTCTTTGGCTCGGCACTCACCAACTTTGGCGTGGAGCCCTTCCTGAAGGACTTCCTGCGCCTTGCCCCGGAGCCCCTGGCGTACACGGACGTCCTTACGGGCGAGAAGGTCGAGCCCTCCCGGCCCGAGTTCAGCGGCTTCGTGTTCAAGATCCAGGCCAACATGGACCGCCACCACCGTGACCGCATCGCCTTCGTGCGCATCTGCTCCGGCAAGTTCGAGCGCGGCATGAGCGCCTTCCACGTGCAGGGCGACCGCACGATCAAGCTGGCCACTGGCACGTCCATGATGGCCGACGATCGCGCCATCGTGGACGAGGCGTACGCCGGCGACATCGTGGGCCTGTTCGACCCGGGCATCTTCTCCATCGGCGACACCGTGTGCGCCGGCAAGCCCCGCGTGCAGTTTCCGCAGATCCCCACGTTTGCGCCGGAGCACTTCGCGCGCATCACGCAGGTGGACACGCTCAAGCGCAAGCAGTTCATCAAGGGCGTGGAGGAGCTTGCGCAGGAGGGCGCCATCCAGATCTTCCGCGAGCTTGGCATGGGTATGGAGAGCGTGATCGTGGGCGTTGTGGGCGTGCTGCAGCTCGACGTGCTGGAGCGGCGCCTCAAGAGCGAGTACGGCGTCGAGGTGAGTCGCCACCCGCTGCCGTACCACGAGATCCGCTGGATCCAGAACGACCCGGAGGAACTCGACATGGCGAGCCTGAACCTCTCGCGCGACACCGGCCGCGTGGAGGACATGCGCGGCGGCCGCCTGCTGCTGTTCACGAACGAGTTCAACGTGAACTGGGCGGAGGAGCGAAACCCCGAGCTCAGGCTGTCCGAGTTTGGAAACGTCACGTTCTAGGACGCGGCGGCGGGCGAGGCGGCGAGTTTTTCTCGCCTGCGGACGGATGGGCCGATGCTGGGCCCCGAGGCAGCGACACGGACTGGAGGCGCCATGCCCACGCTCCTTCTTCTTGCACCGTTCTGCGACGAGCACGTCGACGCGCTATGCGAGGCGGCGGGACCCGGCTGGGTCATCGAGCGACATTGGCCGGCGGACATGTCGACGCCCAAGACCATGTGCTCGGGCAGGTACAACCTTTCCGACGACGAGCTGGTGGCGGCGCTCGTGCGCGCGGACGTCGTGATAGGGGAGCCCGCCCCCGCCCTTCTGCGCCGCGCGGCGGACGAGGGCTCGCGCCTGCGCCTGGTGCAGATGACGTGGGCCGGAACGGACAAGTACAACAGGAGCGACGTGCCGTTTCCCGCCGGCGTGAGCCTGTGCTGCGCCGTCGGCGGCTTTGGGCAGCTCATATCCCAGTACGTCGTGGCGCAGGTGCTCGGCCTCATGCAGAACCTGCCGGCATACCGTGACGAGCAGCGCCTGCACCGCTGGGGCGACCTCGGCCCCGTCGGCTCGCTTGACGGTGCGCGCGTCCTCGTGTTTGGCGCGGGAAACATCGGCGGCTGGGTCGCGCGGCGCTTGAGTGGCTTCGACTGCACGGTCACCGGCGTGTGCCGCGAAACGTCGCGCCCGCGCCCCGGCTTCGACCGCCTGGTCACGCTCGACGCGGCGGCCGCGGAGCTTCCCGGGGCAGACGTCGTGGTGGGCGCGCTTCCCAACAACGATGCCACGGCCGGCTGGCTGGACGCGCGCCGCCTGAGTGCGATGCGGCCGGGCGCCGTCCTCGTGAACGTGGGCCGCGGCAACTTTGTCGACTGTGACGCCCTCGCGGACGTGCTCGCGGCCGGCGCCATCCGCGGCGCCGCGCTCGACGTCACATCGCCGGAGCCCCTGCCCGCGGACCACCCGCTCTGGGCGGAGCCACGCTGCGTCATCACGCCGCACGTGTCCGGCGGCTCGTTTGGCCGTCACCGTCAGACGGAGGACAACATCTGCGCCATCTGCTGCGACAACCTGCGCGCCCTGCGCACGGGCGCTGCACTCAGGAACCTGGTGCCCGCGTCCGCGTT
This sequence is a window from Parafannyhessea umbonata. Protein-coding genes within it:
- a CDS encoding nitroreductase family protein — translated: MELSEALNRRRSIRSYTGQVVDPEQLEAILTAAYEAPIGMGRYESIHLTVVTRPSLLAAIDAAAARMFGNPDAHPLYGAPMLVVVSSDREGNVASANVAAVIQNMSLAAVDQGVGSCYIYGATRALAQDADLLAQLDLPEGFAPLGSIVLGKTDEKYEPRQVPAGHRFAQNDVA
- a CDS encoding Gfo/Idh/MocA family protein; amino-acid sequence: MRVAVVGTGFIGKLVAPKLAAWGYDVTYVVSTPRSLAKAEALAAEVGALASCDYDAVLASDKVDAVYLGIPNDLHYDYATRALLAGRHVILEKPMCSNYDEARRLVTLADERGLLLFDATTTLYQPSTLKAAEWLPRVGEVKLAAVNYSQYSSRYDRFRRGDIAPAFDPAHSGGALMDLGHYCLSWLCRLFGEPKDVIYLANVERGIDTSGMTLLDYGGFKATAIAAKDCGAPSYGIVQGTAGYIRMDGKPNALCPVELHLNDGTIEKYLPPERDQYRAEFEALRRFAESGQDGLALCHKMNELALVVSKVQTQARESAGVVFPADAH
- a CDS encoding alanyl-tRNA editing protein, producing the protein METFDELYYTDTYAREFDARVTSCEPAEGGFAIALDRTAFYPTGGGQPGDRGTLVPADAPAPAPAAEGAQEGEAAPAEAPGTVHVREAVPGAEPGTVFHLADAPLAVGTAVHGALDWTWRRDNMEAHTGEHIVSGIVHALYGYENVGFHMGEKCIEVDFDGILTPEQALDVERRANAAIRDDVPVRALLPTPAQLDAMDFRSKKEHDGQIRVVTIDGVDSCACCGTHVATTGQVGLVKILRVGTKKKKTRIELLCGRRALELCEDLTGRLRDVSNFLSVADEDVPDAVRRLSGEKDELKHLLKAANRKAIDHEVASTAHQDGPLVSYRDAADMDELRYLCERVTEGGVAPVVAALAPMEGSDGRINFAIASTTVDLRPICKELNRRLDGRGGGKPTMVQGSWATTREEAEAALRELSV
- a CDS encoding cupin domain-containing protein, producing the protein MRETAGRTFSIAKEHPATPGCTTSFAVHEGTGLAVSYFSLAAGTDISAETHPQHKLLMVADGSMDVDAGDGARHVAAGESILVSAGATVGMATQEGCTYTELNMERETIMNQAVKAGDVFRLGELLPYQDGTIVNMDVAHNDGMKLALMSFDAGCGLSEHSAPGEALVFALDGEGVIGYEGQEHVIHAGECFKFDKNGRHYVRAEKRFKMALLLTLQ
- a CDS encoding HD domain-containing protein; translation: MHIDRDRAAHAFERYVERFDPQDPKIALKVEHTWRVADLAEKIARSLPEGASPEYVDLAWLLGLLHDVGRFEQVRRYGTFNDAASTSHAALGARVLFDGLDGTAPTIRDYVAAPDEDGLIRTAVALHSSWRLPQDLDARTRRLCELLRDADKIDILKVNCTCPVQDIYGFPERTLLESELSQEAASWFWRHSTIPRAARRYPADILLGHVCFAWEMAFPQSLAITAEQGCVFRMMERPFARDDTRAAFARMERHLRAWMEEQLR
- a CDS encoding aspartate aminotransferase family protein — its product is MPMRYEDYKRYLSPALAKSTDLVIDHGEGGYMYDVNGEKYLDFVQGIAVNALGHNDPHVRAAIHEQVDRLVNGSFNMVNFPTTLELAERIAQVAPGDLGCTLFANGGAEATDGSLKLARAYTRRPCIIAFKGSFHGRTWGALSVTGSAAHYREAYQPGLPGVYFATYPQKDLCPKGMDVEERSRFCLDELKQLFDYLVEPTEVAAIIMEPVQGEGGYFVPPASFVQGVREICDTYGILLIFDEIQSGYGRTGKMWAGQNFGVTPDVMNLGKAIAGGMPMSAIVSTEKIMAKWLPGMHGGTFGGNPVAAAAGLAVLEQFEEQRILENVNEKGTYLAGKLEELRKAHPVVGDVRGIGLMRAIEFDHPEDGSPAPEIWGAVKAQCLKNHMITLNCGVHGNGMRFATRLNVTTEELDEGVGILDRSMGELGY
- a CDS encoding C-terminal binding protein, translating into MPRIAYLGSAVPLDLERRMLGELGRDDVEVYEVDSDNAGRPARGSLSGADALVIEWGKADARTFDAAPQLRCVSMMAIGHDNIDDAAASRHGCWVTNVPDYCTYDVALHALGLIVDLYKKITWFDRQVRDGVWDDMAGYDAPRPQGQTAGLVFFGSIAQALTPMLQAIGMNVMAYAPTKSTAFLASHGVTKAQSLEELLEKSDVVSLHCPLVDATRDIICARTLRLMKPTAFFVNTSRGGCVVEEDLAQALTDGTIRAAAVDVKRDETNAKSPLVGLDRCIVTPHCAYHSSDSYTEMRTRALKNALQALDGEKPEDAVNELSLAG
- a CDS encoding DUF2798 domain-containing protein, producing the protein MPQTRTQKLVFTVMMVIAMVYGMICYNVSLEVGGLSNFVFAAGLPELAFMGPVAFLLDLFVVSPVVGRRAQKLVGPNPKTPFAMVAAISALSVQMMCPLMSLVATLVIKRPAAPDIVSTWIQTTLLNLPMALLWQFFVAGPIVRGAFGALVRPRAVASSSEDR
- the brnQ gene encoding branched-chain amino acid transport system II carrier protein — encoded protein: MADGNKLGVRDGIAVSSMLFGLFFGAGNLIFPIHMGQLAGRNAWWALLGFLVTGVGLPILGVAALGASRSKGLLDLSSRVGRRFGLAFTCVLYLTIGPLFAIPRCATVAYTVGIAQSLPKGAHGPWLLLFSLAFFAVVLALSLRPGKILTWVGKVLTPGFLVFLGILVAAALAAPSARVADVAPQGAYVASPFATGLLEGYNTMDALAGLAFGIVVVGVVRDLGVSDAADVARGTILSGAGSGLIMAVVYALVTVVGAQSRGAFAPSSNGGIAFAQIARLYLGDAGLVVLAVTVTVACLKTAVGLVTSCSHTFVGMFGGRVTYRGWAVVFTLVSFALANGGLDALIAWSLPVLYIMYPLAIMLIVLALAGGAFGYDRVVLAWAEGLTLPAALVGAAASAPKALAATPVVRAMACVAAALPLASWGFGWVVPAAAGLAIGVAVHAVRARARTRGNVPSL